One genomic region from Microcystis panniformis FACHB-1757 encodes:
- a CDS encoding twitch domain-containing radical SAM protein: MLPKTFCILPFCQAMITNDGKVKLCSLNHGTNLVSEGRILSLHQSSLEDIWNSEYFRQLRRQMLAGEKIASCAKCYALEAEGSTSIRQVMNRYPSQRIPVAGEEQIMEWAAAIVDERGGQAPPPSALHLWLGNLCNLKCRMCSPMFSSQIAGDPVQAQWFDDRPRSETLLPVYLKGVEYTGFGELNKQGEKLTRPVISQKVTISLTAKGEPVDFIEISGQKQSKQLYHLLVMTEDQLLGQQLLAGSGEWRVVVKPDLVWNPSSRLEFSLHFLPVFYLPPLTSTRTAKLNIYRWGSPLGIDIDNLRIVSKPQSGKRQPKEFLSRIPENPHWSSNEKLVFEEILAHPESLQHINFTGGEPFIQPAFATILKKLIETDHAQHISLYINTNGTVYNRRLSEMLRQFLSVELAFSVEGVGQLQEYIRTPSRWEMISRNILSFQKDHIPLSVRPTAQAYNIFGILELVRWCQEQGLRYILNNLIWEPRFLSLDMLPQLVIDEARQDWQQYLEQECDEDNRWHIETIIAALQRPRPEPRELAVLQDAFIRYTNDIDRSRGQSLAVACPRLYDRLIAAGCDFGSKYRFSQPKMTDASIVITTCEVNQHHGTGALVKKIVADTANILSIRSVDLYGGEQDLGAIALCLSNPGLSRPEAVKNTVHAVRIFHEYKVTRLLCVPYLAEDLITAIVLQDLYQVPLAAYIMDDQNICVNNIPDQLMGEFLGKCSLRLVTHPELRAAYEAKYQLEFSLLPALVSEQLISPTPQLANLNSRSANVGALIGSISSQQCFDLLCNTIKAAGIELDWYNGTVDWYQDNQYRQQEEHSELIKNRGIHLCGLLPEEKLVQILRNYAYLVLPTGALAEGDHNPRLWRMIFAVATANIPIIVLGQETTSAAQFIRRFHLGVVCDYQGESLRQALEQLRDPKNCQQMRQNAAAIASKLSAKGINQWLWESIDQGKPRDGRFEELFADNLEQEEINSQESPLCQEPMTSEEILAHCFPQRLAHGYDGHLVDINNIDYIDMVSGWGSNILGHGYQRVARAVAEQMFKYSNLGMVGPEWQNLYELLTRLIPCAETMHLVKNGSDATAAAVRLARSVTGRVKVLHRGYHGVQDWYMASIQCPGVPSSHYGQIISLDVLEVEGVQRAFVEHPGEIACLIIDPMAWPIPDRETMLTIQAIVQKEGALLIFDEVVSGFRVAIGGAQEFWGIVPDLACYGKAIANGLPLSVLVGREQWLQQMSSINYGLTFSLEAVSIVAAIKTINEISDRQVCQDLAAKGRILKTAYGEICRTRGIESALVGHDCRPELKFWEINGFSGDYCRNLMNYELARQKVCTYGTFNLCYRHTQDDIQMVICALEKALARVALTLKG; the protein is encoded by the coding sequence ATGCTCCCCAAAACATTTTGTATTCTACCTTTCTGCCAAGCCATGATTACTAACGATGGCAAGGTGAAATTATGCAGTCTGAATCATGGAACTAATCTGGTATCAGAAGGACGAATTCTCTCCTTGCATCAGTCTTCTTTAGAAGATATTTGGAATTCCGAGTATTTTCGTCAGCTGCGGCGGCAAATGCTAGCAGGAGAGAAGATAGCCAGCTGTGCCAAATGTTATGCCCTTGAAGCTGAAGGCAGTACAAGCATTCGTCAAGTGATGAACCGTTACCCTAGTCAGAGGATTCCGGTTGCCGGGGAGGAGCAGATAATGGAATGGGCAGCGGCGATCGTTGATGAGCGTGGGGGGCAAGCACCACCTCCCTCAGCCTTACATCTGTGGCTGGGCAATCTTTGCAATTTAAAATGTCGGATGTGTTCGCCGATGTTTAGTTCCCAGATCGCTGGCGATCCCGTACAAGCGCAATGGTTTGATGATCGTCCGCGCTCAGAAACGCTGCTGCCAGTCTACCTCAAGGGCGTAGAATACACTGGTTTCGGTGAACTGAACAAGCAGGGTGAAAAGTTGACCCGACCAGTAATCTCACAAAAAGTGACGATTTCCCTGACCGCTAAGGGAGAACCAGTGGATTTTATCGAAATCTCTGGTCAGAAACAGAGCAAGCAACTGTATCACTTATTGGTCATGACAGAAGACCAACTGTTGGGCCAACAATTATTAGCTGGAAGTGGTGAATGGCGAGTGGTCGTCAAACCCGATCTGGTCTGGAATCCTAGTTCTCGCCTTGAATTCTCCCTGCATTTTCTGCCCGTATTTTACCTTCCGCCCTTAACCAGCACTCGCACAGCGAAACTAAATATCTATCGTTGGGGTTCTCCGCTGGGTATTGATATCGATAACTTGAGGATTGTCAGCAAACCACAGAGCGGAAAGAGACAACCAAAGGAATTTTTAAGCCGTATTCCTGAAAATCCCCATTGGTCTTCCAATGAAAAGCTGGTTTTTGAGGAAATCTTAGCCCATCCAGAAAGCCTCCAGCATATCAACTTTACGGGAGGAGAGCCGTTTATCCAGCCCGCTTTTGCCACTATTCTCAAGAAATTGATAGAAACCGATCACGCCCAACACATCTCGCTATACATCAACACGAACGGCACTGTCTATAATCGTCGTCTTTCGGAAATGCTGCGTCAGTTTTTATCCGTAGAACTGGCTTTTAGTGTGGAGGGAGTCGGTCAGTTACAGGAATATATCCGAACGCCTTCTCGGTGGGAAATGATCTCGCGTAATATATTATCCTTCCAGAAAGACCATATTCCCTTATCTGTTCGTCCCACTGCCCAAGCTTATAATATCTTCGGCATTTTAGAGCTGGTGCGTTGGTGTCAAGAACAGGGTCTGAGATACATCTTAAACAATCTCATTTGGGAGCCAAGGTTTTTATCCCTAGATATGCTGCCGCAACTGGTCATTGATGAAGCTCGACAGGATTGGCAGCAATACTTAGAGCAAGAGTGTGATGAAGATAATCGATGGCACATAGAAACAATAATCGCCGCTTTACAACGACCACGCCCCGAACCGAGGGAATTAGCCGTTTTACAAGACGCATTTATTCGCTATACCAACGATATCGATCGATCAAGAGGACAATCCCTCGCCGTCGCCTGTCCTAGACTTTATGATCGTCTCATCGCTGCCGGTTGCGACTTTGGCTCTAAGTACCGTTTCAGCCAACCAAAGATGACTGATGCCAGTATCGTTATTACCACCTGTGAAGTCAATCAACACCATGGTACAGGTGCATTAGTCAAAAAAATAGTTGCTGACACTGCCAATATTCTGTCGATTCGTTCTGTGGATTTGTATGGGGGAGAACAGGACTTGGGGGCAATCGCTCTTTGTCTATCTAATCCTGGTTTGTCAAGACCAGAAGCAGTGAAAAACACTGTCCATGCCGTCAGAATTTTCCATGAATATAAGGTGACGCGCCTTCTTTGTGTTCCTTACCTGGCCGAGGATTTAATCACAGCGATCGTACTGCAAGACTTGTATCAAGTTCCCTTGGCCGCTTACATTATGGACGATCAAAATATTTGCGTGAATAATATTCCCGATCAATTGATGGGGGAATTTTTAGGTAAATGTTCCCTACGGCTAGTCACCCATCCCGAATTGCGAGCAGCCTACGAAGCCAAATATCAATTGGAGTTTTCGTTACTGCCCGCATTGGTATCGGAGCAGTTAATTTCCCCGACTCCCCAATTAGCCAATCTTAACTCCCGGTCGGCCAATGTAGGAGCTTTGATTGGCAGTATTTCCAGTCAGCAATGCTTTGATTTATTATGTAACACGATCAAGGCAGCGGGAATCGAACTCGATTGGTACAATGGCACGGTAGATTGGTATCAAGACAATCAATACCGTCAGCAAGAGGAGCATTCAGAACTAATTAAAAATCGAGGCATTCATCTCTGTGGTCTGTTGCCAGAAGAAAAACTGGTACAGATATTAAGAAACTATGCCTATTTAGTGCTGCCGACGGGTGCCTTAGCAGAAGGCGATCATAACCCTCGATTGTGGCGAATGATTTTTGCGGTGGCTACGGCGAATATCCCGATAATTGTTTTGGGCCAGGAAACCACATCGGCAGCTCAATTTATCCGACGATTTCATCTAGGAGTTGTCTGTGATTATCAAGGGGAAAGTTTAAGACAGGCTCTAGAGCAGCTAAGAGACCCGAAAAATTGCCAACAGATGCGCCAAAATGCGGCGGCCATAGCCTCAAAATTATCAGCCAAAGGGATTAACCAATGGCTATGGGAATCGATCGATCAGGGCAAACCGCGGGATGGACGTTTTGAGGAACTGTTCGCAGACAATCTGGAACAGGAAGAAATAAATAGTCAAGAGTCGCCCCTCTGCCAAGAACCGATGACCAGTGAGGAAATTTTAGCTCACTGTTTTCCCCAACGTCTTGCCCACGGTTATGACGGGCATCTGGTAGATATTAATAACATTGATTACATCGATATGGTGTCTGGTTGGGGTTCCAATATTCTTGGTCATGGCTACCAACGGGTAGCGCGGGCTGTGGCCGAACAGATGTTCAAATACTCTAACCTTGGTATGGTCGGTCCGGAATGGCAAAACCTCTACGAGCTGCTGACTCGCTTGATCCCCTGTGCCGAAACCATGCACTTAGTTAAAAATGGCTCCGATGCAACGGCAGCGGCCGTTCGACTAGCTCGTTCGGTGACGGGACGGGTTAAAGTGCTGCATCGAGGTTATCATGGTGTTCAGGATTGGTACATGGCCTCGATTCAATGTCCGGGGGTGCCGAGTAGCCATTACGGGCAAATTATTAGTCTTGATGTGTTAGAGGTGGAGGGCGTTCAACGGGCTTTTGTCGAGCATCCTGGGGAGATTGCCTGCCTGATTATCGATCCGATGGCTTGGCCAATTCCCGATCGAGAAACTATGTTAACTATTCAAGCAATCGTTCAAAAAGAAGGGGCGCTGTTGATTTTTGATGAAGTGGTCTCTGGTTTCCGGGTGGCCATTGGTGGAGCCCAAGAGTTTTGGGGGATTGTACCCGATCTGGCCTGTTATGGCAAGGCGATCGCTAATGGTCTACCTCTCTCGGTGTTAGTAGGTCGTGAGCAGTGGCTACAACAAATGTCATCGATTAACTACGGTCTGACTTTTAGCCTAGAAGCGGTTTCAATCGTGGCGGCGATCAAAACGATTAATGAGATTAGCGATCGTCAAGTCTGTCAAGACTTAGCAGCAAAAGGTCGTATTTTAAAAACCGCCTATGGCGAAATTTGTCGAACCCGTGGAATCGAGTCCGCCTTAGTGGGACATGATTGTCGCCCAGAGCTAAAATTTTGGGAAATTAACGGCTTTTCTGGCGATTATTGTCGTAATCTGATGAATTATGAACTGGCACGCCAAAAAGTATGCACCTATGGCACTTTTAACCTCTGCTATCGCCACACCCAGGACGATATACAAATGGTCATCTGCGCCCTAGAAAAAGCCCTCGCTCGCGTCGCCTTGACCCTCAAGGGCTAG
- a CDS encoding radical SAM protein — protein sequence MLPKTFCILPFSQMTIVNDGKAQLCCRTDLNPMSEGRCLSLHWATCEQIWNSDYLRSVRSQMLAGEKIPDCSQCYSTEADGGTSLRQIMNTQAEQLWRVSGEEGILDKATAIVREGGKAPPPSALHLWLGNLCNLKCRMCSPMFSSQIAADPIQAQWFGDRIRAEILLPVYLDEVKYTGLGELTRRGEKLTRPVKRGKVTISLPANGAAIDLIEISGWKNCHQPCYLSVMAGKRAIARQLLSDGQWQIAIELAPTEEAISSLELSLHFLHLLQPQSLLSNYQGEQICSWGLQPCIDIDNLRIVSQKKSDKGQEREILSRIPENTQWSSNEKLVFEEILAHPESLNLLLFAGGEPLIHPMFPAILKKLIDTDHAGHISLYISTNGTVYNRRLSEMLKQFLSVELAFSVEGIGQLQEYIRYPSRWERIARNIPHSAPSTVT from the coding sequence ATGCTACCAAAAACCTTTTGTATCCTCCCTTTCTCCCAGATGACCATTGTTAATGATGGGAAAGCGCAATTGTGTTGTCGCACCGATCTCAATCCGATGTCAGAGGGGCGTTGTCTGTCGTTACACTGGGCTACCTGCGAGCAGATTTGGAATTCCGACTATCTGCGCTCGGTGCGAAGCCAAATGCTGGCTGGGGAAAAAATCCCCGACTGTAGCCAATGTTATAGCACGGAAGCCGATGGTGGGACTAGCCTTCGCCAGATTATGAATACCCAAGCTGAACAACTGTGGCGGGTTTCAGGAGAAGAGGGCATCTTGGACAAGGCGACGGCGATTGTTCGTGAGGGGGGCAAAGCACCACCGCCCTCGGCCTTGCACCTGTGGCTAGGTAATCTTTGTAATTTAAAATGTCGAATGTGTTCGCCGATGTTTAGCTCCCAGATTGCGGCCGATCCCATACAAGCACAATGGTTTGGCGATCGAATCCGTGCGGAGATACTTTTACCCGTTTACCTCGATGAAGTCAAATATACAGGTTTGGGCGAACTAACTCGGCGTGGCGAAAAGTTAACCCGTCCAGTAAAAAGGGGAAAAGTCACCATTTCCTTACCCGCCAACGGAGCGGCCATCGATTTAATTGAAATTTCTGGCTGGAAAAATTGTCATCAACCCTGTTATTTATCAGTAATGGCAGGAAAACGAGCAATAGCCCGACAATTATTATCAGACGGTCAGTGGCAAATAGCGATCGAACTCGCTCCCACTGAGGAAGCCATCTCTAGCTTAGAATTATCCCTACATTTTCTGCACCTATTGCAGCCGCAATCCTTACTCAGCAATTATCAAGGAGAACAAATCTGTAGTTGGGGTTTACAACCCTGTATCGATATCGATAACTTGCGGATTGTCAGCCAGAAAAAGAGCGATAAGGGACAAGAGAGAGAGATTTTAAGCCGTATACCCGAAAATACCCAGTGGTCTTCCAATGAAAAGCTGGTTTTTGAGGAAATATTGGCTCATCCGGAGAGTTTGAATTTGCTTCTATTTGCTGGGGGTGAACCATTAATCCATCCCATGTTTCCAGCTATTCTCAAAAAACTAATCGACACTGATCACGCAGGACACATCTCGCTTTACATCAGCACCAATGGCACTGTCTATAATCGTCGTCTTTCGGAAATGCTCAAACAGTTTTTATCGGTGGAACTGGCTTTTAGCGTGGAAGGGATCGGTCAACTACAAGAATATATTCGTTATCCCTCTAGATGGGAGAGGATCGCTCGTAATATCCCACATTCCGCACCCTCAACTGTCACATAA
- a CDS encoding hemolysin XhlA family protein: MSVIIEQNLGEILAQINHKLENLQKDVTDIKIELTEAKGERQVLKVEIDNLKQDVNAIKSSQQAQIWTLIGILITAVGGFLVAVGRFVISGNP; encoded by the coding sequence ATGTCAGTAATAATTGAACAAAACCTAGGGGAAATTTTAGCCCAAATTAATCACAAATTAGAGAATTTACAAAAAGATGTTACAGACATCAAAATTGAGTTAACAGAAGCTAAGGGGGAAAGACAGGTATTAAAGGTAGAAATCGATAACCTGAAGCAAGATGTTAATGCGATTAAAAGTTCACAACAGGCTCAGATTTGGACATTGATCGGTATTTTAATTACGGCGGTAGGAGGGTTTTTAGTGGCAGTGGGTAGGTTTGTTATTTCGGGTAATCCTTAA
- a CDS encoding IS630 family transposase, with translation MINLEFTEEEKNSLYYERFHHPHPRVQLKMEVLWLKSQKIPHQKICQLAGISPNTLLTYLRDYQEGGIEKLKEINFYRPKSELESQKETLKKYFEKNPPATINEAVYRIEELTGIKRSPTQVRKFLKSMGMKCLKVGSLPSKADPDEQEEYKEKKLEPRLNEAKEGKRAVFFVDAAHFVMGAFLGFVWCFERLFVKSPSGRKRFNVLGALNAINHEVILVTYDNYITATQVCELRSKIAALGLMIPITLVLDNARYQKCKIVEELALSLSIELLYMPSYSPNLNLIERLWKLVKKKCLYGKYYENFSDFSSAIYECLNDAHLKHKKELDSLLTLRFQKFNKSQIMNF, from the coding sequence ATGATTAACCTAGAATTCACGGAAGAAGAAAAGAACTCACTGTATTATGAAAGATTTCATCATCCCCATCCCCGGGTTCAACTGAAGATGGAAGTTCTCTGGTTAAAAAGCCAAAAGATACCGCACCAAAAAATTTGTCAGTTAGCAGGAATCTCGCCAAATACCTTATTAACCTATCTTCGAGATTATCAAGAGGGCGGAATAGAAAAATTAAAAGAAATCAACTTCTATCGCCCTAAAAGTGAATTAGAGTCTCAAAAAGAAACCCTCAAAAAATACTTCGAGAAAAATCCACCAGCCACAATAAATGAAGCTGTATATAGGATAGAAGAATTGACGGGAATAAAACGAAGTCCTACCCAAGTGAGAAAATTTTTAAAATCAATGGGAATGAAATGTTTAAAAGTAGGTTCTCTTCCTTCTAAAGCTGACCCAGATGAACAAGAAGAATACAAAGAAAAAAAGCTAGAACCCAGACTAAATGAGGCTAAAGAAGGAAAAAGGGCTGTTTTTTTTGTTGATGCCGCTCACTTCGTCATGGGAGCATTTCTCGGTTTTGTTTGGTGTTTTGAGAGACTTTTTGTTAAGTCACCGAGCGGGCGTAAACGCTTCAATGTTTTAGGAGCATTAAATGCAATAAATCATGAAGTTATTCTGGTAACATATGACAATTATATTACGGCAACTCAAGTCTGTGAACTCCGGTCAAAAATAGCTGCTTTAGGACTAATGATTCCCATCACTCTCGTCTTAGATAATGCCCGCTATCAAAAATGTAAAATTGTTGAAGAATTAGCTCTTTCTTTGTCAATAGAACTGCTCTATATGCCGTCTTATTCACCTAATCTAAATTTAATTGAAAGGCTGTGGAAATTGGTCAAAAAGAAATGTTTATATGGTAAATATTATGAAAACTTTTCTGACTTTTCTTCAGCCATTTATGAATGTTTGAATGATGCCCATTTGAAACATAAAAAAGAACTGGATTCCTTGCTGACTCTACGATTTCAGAAGTTTAATAAATCTCAGATTATGAACTTCTAA
- a CDS encoding type II toxin-antitoxin system RelE family toxin gives MKKQPIYDQIVDIAFERLPLAINLEVLSNIKAMKGYPNRYRIRVGDYRIGIEVQGNKVEMMRVLHRRDFYRYFP, from the coding sequence TTGAAAAAACAACCTATATATGATCAAATCGTCGATATTGCTTTTGAAAGACTCCCCTTAGCTATCAATTTGGAGGTTTTAAGTAATATTAAGGCGATGAAGGGTTATCCTAATCGTTATCGTATTCGTGTTGGTGACTATCGTATCGGAATAGAAGTACAAGGAAATAAGGTAGAAATGATGCGTGTTCTACATCGACGGGATTTTTATCGCTATTTTCCCTAA
- a CDS encoding HVO_A0114 family putative DNA-binding protein produces the protein MNTVVLEVRSLTDTLADAVQAMKTGRAEKEVRISFATPELLWKVLTAKRWELLKAMCGAGPISIREAARRVHRDVKAVHGDITALLNVGILSRVADGSVEFPFEAIKVEFMLQAV, from the coding sequence ATGAACACGGTCGTTCTTGAAGTTCGCTCCTTGACTGACACCCTTGCCGATGCCGTTCAAGCGATGAAAACGGGTCGAGCAGAAAAAGAAGTTCGTATCAGTTTTGCTACCCCCGAACTTCTCTGGAAAGTTCTGACTGCCAAGCGGTGGGAACTCCTCAAAGCTATGTGCGGTGCTGGCCCCATTTCTATCCGTGAGGCGGCGAGGCGAGTACATCGGGATGTTAAAGCAGTACATGGAGATATTACGGCACTTTTAAATGTCGGTATTCTGAGTCGTGTAGCAGATGGGAGTGTAGAGTTCCCGTTTGAAGCGATCAAGGTTGAATTCATGTTGCAAGCCGTTTGA
- a CDS encoding type II toxin-antitoxin system VapC family toxin has protein sequence MIIVDTGFWLALANEQDNHHQQAQLVIQRLREPLITTWCVVTETCYLLLTCLGNHAQLLFIQNFLAGGFEVFELQSNHVRRMQQLMKRYEDIPMDLADASLVVLAENLGHGKILTSDRRDFSIYRWQDTHTFQNLFLGYP, from the coding sequence ATGATTATAGTTGATACAGGCTTCTGGTTGGCTCTCGCCAATGAGCAAGATAATCATCATCAGCAAGCACAGCTTGTAATTCAAAGATTGCGAGAACCCCTAATAACAACCTGGTGTGTTGTCACCGAAACTTGTTACCTTTTGCTAACTTGTCTCGGTAATCATGCTCAATTGCTATTTATCCAAAATTTCTTAGCAGGTGGTTTTGAAGTATTTGAGTTACAATCAAATCATGTTAGACGAATGCAACAACTTATGAAACGTTATGAAGATATACCAATGGATCTAGCTGATGCTTCATTAGTAGTATTAGCTGAAAACTTAGGGCATGGGAAAATTTTAACGTCAGATCGCCGCGATTTTTCAATCTATCGCTGGCAGGATACCCATACTTTTCAAAATCTATTCTTAGGATATCCTTAA
- a CDS encoding type II toxin-antitoxin system RelE/ParE family toxin: protein MIQNFKDKEAQKVFERKHSRKLPLDIQQVALRKLRMLNRAETLQDLRVPPANRLERLVGDREGQYSIRVNDQWRICFVWQNGDALDVEIVDYH from the coding sequence GTGATCCAAAACTTTAAAGATAAAGAAGCTCAAAAAGTTTTTGAACGTAAACATTCGCGTAAATTGCCATTAGATATCCAACAAGTGGCATTGCGAAAATTGCGGATGCTTAATCGTGCGGAAACCCTGCAAGATCTTCGTGTCCCACCAGCAAATCGATTGGAACGTCTGGTTGGTGACAGGGAAGGTCAATATAGCATTCGGGTTAACGATCAATGGCGAATTTGCTTTGTCTGGCAAAACGGTGATGCTCTAGACGTAGAAATCGTTGATTATCATTGA
- a CDS encoding HigA family addiction module antitoxin: protein MNEDKLMPIHPGEVLLEEFIKPMNLSQNQIALALGVPEQCINEIVHGKQPITADIALRLARYFDMSPRFWLGLQMDYDLDVVEDEIGDQLDKEVAVMTVICAEK from the coding sequence ATGAATGAAGATAAACTAATGCCAATTCATCCCGGTGAGGTTCTTTTAGAGGAATTTATCAAGCCAATGAACCTTAGTCAGAATCAAATAGCTCTGGCTCTTGGAGTTCCCGAACAATGTATTAACGAAATCGTTCACGGAAAGCAGCCTATCACAGCGGATATAGCTCTTCGGTTAGCTCGTTATTTTGATATGTCACCGCGATTTTGGCTGGGATTACAAATGGATTACGATCTGGACGTTGTTGAAGATGAAATAGGAGATCAATTGGACAAAGAAGTTGCTGTAATGACAGTTATTTGTGCAGAAAAGTAA
- a CDS encoding type II toxin-antitoxin system RelE family toxin produces MWKVEYTKRFLKELASLPQDIQSSIRLIVFQELEVDNPYELGYLKKMKGYKDKYKIRIGDYRVGLTLDKKNQKIICQRVAHRREIYKTFP; encoded by the coding sequence ATGTGGAAAGTTGAATATACAAAAAGATTTTTAAAAGAATTAGCTTCTTTACCTCAAGATATACAATCTAGTATTAGATTAATTGTTTTTCAGGAATTAGAAGTTGATAATCCTTATGAATTAGGGTATTTAAAGAAAATGAAAGGCTACAAAGATAAGTACAAAATTAGAATAGGAGATTATAGGGTTGGCTTAACCCTTGACAAAAAAAATCAAAAGATTATCTGTCAAAGAGTTGCCCATCGTCGAGAAATTTACAAAACCTTTCCTTAA